In the genome of Brachypodium distachyon strain Bd21 chromosome 3, Brachypodium_distachyon_v3.0, whole genome shotgun sequence, the window CAAGAACGAGCTCACCGGCGACATACCGCCAGATTTTAGTAATCTCCACATCAACTTCATAAACCTCTCATGTAATCAACTCACTGGCGTGATACCGGTCTGGCTGCAGAGCCCCGCGTACTACCAGAGTGTCCTGGACAACCCCGGTCTGTGCTCCGGAGTACCAGGCTCCAGCCTACGCCTATGCgccggaagcagcagcagcagcagccacgacCACCATGTAATCATCATTCTGTTGGTCGTGCTTCCCAGCATAACTCTCATCAGCGCCGCCATTACTGGATGGCTTCTCCTCTCGCGTAGGAGGGGCCGCCGAGACGTTACGTCGTGGAAGATGACAGCGTTCAGGGCGCTGGATTTCATGGAGCACGACATAATCAGCGGGATCAGGGAGGAGAACTTGATTGGCAGGGGCGGCTCAGGTAAAGTGTACCGAATCCAGCTGCGCAGAGGAAAGGCAGGAGGATGTGGCAGCGACAGCCAAAGGACGGTGGCCGTGAAGAGGATCGGGAACGCCGGGAAGGCGGACACGAGCCTTGAAAAGGAGTTTGAGTCGGAGGTAAATACGCTGGGGGAACTCCGGCATGACAACATCGTCAACCTGCTCTGCTGCATCTCCGGCGACGATGACAAGCTTCTCGTGTACGAGAACATGGAGAACGGGAGCCTGGACCGTTGGCTGCATCGCCGCCACCAGAAGCATGCCGGTGTTGTCGGGCCACTAGACTGGTCGACGAGGCTGAGCATCGCCGTTGACGTCGCCAGAGGCCTTAGCTACATGCATGAGGACTTGGTCCGGCCGGTCATCCACCGTGACGTCAAGTGCAGCAACGTCCTGCTTGACTGCAGTTTCAGAGCCAAGATCGCCGACTTTGGGCTTGCTCGAATCCTTGCCAAGTCCGGCGAGTCGGAGGCGGCCTCTGCCGTTTGCGGGACCTTTGGTTACATCGCTCCAGGTCACTACTCCCCTGCACATTGTCTGCAAGTAACCCATATGATAAAATTCATAACACTGACCTTTAATGTATAGCAATGATGTGTCTGAAGTCTAATCCGTGCATTTGATTTCGCAGAGTACATACAGAGGGCAAAGGTGAGCGAGAAGGTGGATGTCTACAGCTTCGGGGTGGTCCTGCTGGAGCTCGCCACCGGCCGGGGCGCGCAGGACGGCGGCACGGAGTCGGGAAGCTGTTTAGCCAAATGGGCATCGAAAAGGTACAGGAATGGAGGTCCGTTTGCCGGCCTGGTGGACGATGAAATCCTTGATCCAGCCCACTTGGATGACATGGTAACCGTGTTCGAGCTTGGCGTGGTCTGCACCCGCGAGGATCCGCGATCAAGGCCGTCCATGAGCCAGATCCTCCGCCAACTCCTCGACCTCAAGTTTGATCGGAACAAAATAGACGGCTGCGAAGCCAAAGACAATTTTGGCGTTGATTCTTCTGACCAGTGTATAGTTTGATTTCCACCGGGGTTTGGGTGAATGCAATGCATCCCATGCAGAGCCTACTCATTTACCCAAAGTCCCTTTCGACTACAGAGTTGTGATCAATTGCACGCGAAAATTAAGAAATGTTAGTTGCACACACAAGATTGCGGGAGCCATACACAAGGAAGATACACAAACGTATGACATCAACATATTTAAAGCCGATTTCAAGAATAAAAAATGTTCTGTGGATTAATTAAACGGTTTGTTTGACTCACAACACTTGTTTACCGTTGGCTTCATGTTGGAGAATGCTTCAAAACTGGATATCGCTGAGTCTATTTTAACAAACTTTTTTTCATAGGCTCTAATACATGTTCTGCACAATACATGTTGCGCTCTTTAATCTAAAACTTTAAGCCATCGGGAACTGAGGGTAGCTTAGGTAGGTGGTTGATTTtctgtggtggaaccagcccattCAGGTTCAAGTTTTCGACTTGGTAAGGTGCTCACATTTTGCTGAATTTATTTCAGGCTTAACCGGTTTTGTGCTTTCTGTGGGAGTGACGTATCCATCAACTATGAGGCGTTGTTGTGCTGGACCAGTCTCTccgaggtgctcataggggtagggtgtgcgtgcgtTCGTTCATAGGGTGAGTGTGCCTGCGTTTTTGTTAGCGTCTGAATCTGTATTGTGTTTCCTtgggaaaaaaattaagcCGTCAAGATAATTTCACATAGATATCCCTAGTGACCCATATGTGTATGTGCCCACTATATCAAATTCATTAGTTCCACCTAtgattttgaaaattgaaacATTATTCCACTTACCATAGAAGAGTGTGTCACATCGTAATTGATGTCAGGTCTCTATGTGAATCCTTGTGCTCCAAGCCTCAGTTATCTTATCAActcattgtttttgtttctcccATAGGGAAGGAATTATGATGAGTTGCTATTTCTGAGGAAAATACCCCTCTATTATTGAGGGAGCACAATTCTTCAATTACTTCGTTTCATGTGAACCAATTTGATTGTGCTTGAGGCACTCTACCATGGATTTTGATTTAGGCCTcaagaagttttttttagcaattttgaagaaatatatGTTGACAATGTAGTCGTTTTGTAATATGATTCTCCTTCATCGATATAATTTGTGGAAGCTTTATTTATACTTTCGGACTCCACATTATTTCCCCATCACGACAGAGTCAAGGTAATTTAATGTCCTAACACTAGAATTTGTGTGCACAGTTGTACTAGGCTCTAGATCATTAGCATCTTGTAGGTGTCTTTCAACTAAAGGTTGAATTGCATTTATGGGTAGAGGGGATTATTTCCTTTGTTTTCCTATTTCTCCCCCTCTTATTTGCATGTCAGCGAGAATATAAAAACCTAAAATTGTATATGCTGCATCATGATTTAATTTTTAGTTCTATGTACTGATCTAATATCATCACATACGAACAACACATATATTGATCAATATGGCGTTGACATAATAACGATTCACGTACCAGATTAAAACATGTTTCTAGTACATGTGGCATTAATTTTAGTTAGCATAACATTACTTCTTGCTATAGAACCATAGTATCCTTAATTGCACAATATAGTATTATTAATCGCAAAATATAAATACCTGCGAAATCATAAATCTTTGCCATGATTAATTACTCCTTGTCAGCTTCTATGCTTTTGCCTACAAAATCGAAGGAGATTGTAATTCGTCAGTGTGAGCATGTTGGTATGGAATTATATAGTACAGAGCTCATGCCCATCAAACAAAAGAACTAGCAGACAAGCATGGCTCAGCTAATTAGTACTCCATCTGTTTCTAAATGTAAATGTAAGATGTTTTACCATGGTTATAAAATCAAGTATCTTAATGTTTGACCAACTTTCTGGAATAATCTATTAAGATCATGTACAATGCTACAAGGCAGGGTGCTTATACAAAATAAAAGGTTTTGTTTAGCAGCAGTGCTTATGTTCTGTAGGACATGTGCTTAAATAGACATCCGTGGCATAGAAATAAGCACTGAAGGTTAAGAATAAACCAGTTTCATTTTGAAGCACTACTGTAAGCAACATGCATCATACATTCTCTAACATCTATAATTGTAAATTAGTTTTGTAAATCTGTCATGATACTTTTTTTAAAGGAGGACATGTTCCCGGCCTCTGCAATtcgtcatgatatatatcgtCATATAATACTTTATATTGCAGACattagtacatttttctataaacttggtgaAACTTAAGACAAAGCTATAACATCTTTTAATAATGAATGCAGATAGTGCTCTACATACTGCTAATGTACGAACAAATCAACTAAGTTAAATAGCAGTAACTTTGGTTGCATGTCTCGCACTTACATTGTGAATGAATAGCAAATGATATGAGGAGTAGCACGAGTAGCACGGGCTTAGTGTACTTGTCTATAGAGAAAATGCAATACTCAACACTTATGAGCTCGTATGATGGTACGATATTGTGTCACCTCCGGCCTCTACATCCATATATATGCCTACATATATATAGGGAAGAGCAAGCTGATGTATCTAAAGTTTCAATACTTTGATACATTAGTTACATGCAGGTAATAAGTATCCGTTTAACTGTACGCTGGCTAGTAACTGTTACATTCTTTATATAAGTTTTTAAAACTGATAGTATACACTTTTTAGGCACTTTATAAACCTTATAAACCATTTATCTCTTTCTAACTAAGGATACTATTAACTAGGACTCCTAATTTAACCATTTCCAGGAGAAAGGGGAAGAGTCATGTCGTGGAGGGCTCCAACAGCAGAGCCCTGCAGCTGCTGGCGGAGCGCGAGGCTGGGGGACAGCTGGACCCCCTGCGCCTTGACACGCACCTGGAGGAGGACGACACCACCTTCATCGCCGACTTCGACGAGCTGAAGAAGGAACTCAGCGACAACTACATCGTCATCGCTCGCTTCAACACCAGCGGCGTCTTCAGCGCCTACTCCCTGTTCCTCCGCATGAAGACCATCTGGCAACTGCGCGGAGGTATGATGTACAAGGCCCTCGCAGACAAGAAGTTTCTCATCGAATTTCATCATGAAGGGCACTACCGCCATGTGCTCGCGGGAGGGCCGTGGACTCACCACGGCGACGCGCTGCTACTGGAGGCGTACGACGGGCGATCCTCTGCTTCTGACATCACCCTGAGGTACATGCCGGTCTGGGTGCGAATCATGGACCTGCCCCTGTCCATGATGAACGAGTAGGTCGGTAGGGCACTGGGCGAGCGCCTGGGCCGCGTCCTCCAGGTGGCCGCCGACAACCGCGGCCGTGTCTGGGACGACTACCTGCGCATCCGCATCCTCCATGACATCCACCGCCCCCTGCAGAGGTGGATCAAGGTGAAAGGCAGGGGTGAAGAGGAAGTGATGAGATATGAGGTTAAGTATGAAAAGGTTCCAGATTTTTGCTTTTACTGTGGCCTTGTGTCACGACCTTCCTGGACATGGAGCAGCGTCGTGAAGTGCGCAGGCAAGAGAAGCTGAAGGctaagaaggagaagagattGGCGCGTGCTCAATGGGCCGTCAAtgtgcagatgaagcccaagACTTGCCGGCCCATCTCGCAGGAGCCGGAGACTGCTGCTACTTAAGCGTTACTGTGCACCGGAGAAGGGTATCGATTATGTAATAGCTTAAACGCTGAACTCCTTtccccatcttcttcttccccaaggaTCCTTCGATCTGAGGAAACTGTATCTCGGCGTGACGCTGGGGAATTGTATCCACTATATCCTGAGTAATCGAGTGAGGAGCGTCACACCTTGTGGGCCATATCAGCAGGAACTGTCTCATGGCGGAAGAGGAGAAGCTCGTCCGCTACTGCGTCGAACAACGGGCGTCTCCTTACAAGAAGTTCGAGCACAGGTCCTCCTTCATGACAGGCAGCTCCTCCCACCGCAAGCGCAAGCTGTTCTTCAGGGACGGGTCCAAGGTGGAACTGAAGATTGCACCCGAGAGCTCAAACCGCACTGCCTGCGAGGAAGCTGGAGATGGGCAGCCCCCTCCAGGGTGGAACCACGTCGACATCACTGCAGTGGCGGACGCTGTCGGCAAGCTCCAGGTTCAAGAGGTGCGTGAGGAGGGCAACATTCCTGCCCCCCTAACTAATCAAGATGTCACTGCAGCTGCCTCCAGAGTGAAGGCCAAGAGCACGCTGTTCGCCCGTTGCCAGGGTGGACCAAAAGGGAGATCCACCATCAAGAAGGTCCAGAAGCCGTACATGGCAGCCCCCCCCCATCAAGGACTGCCTGGTCAAGGAGAGCAGCCTGCTGAAGGAGATCAAGGCTGATGAAGCACAACGTCTTGCAAGCGCCTTCAACAAAGCTCAGCAGCAGATCCTTGGAAAGAGGGCAGAAGCAAACAGAGATGGAGAAGCAGGTGGAGGTAAATGTGTGCAGCAAGAGGAAGACACAGCCACCAGCCAAAGCAAGCATGGCACTCAGGAGGAGCCGACGGAGGTGGACAAGGAGGAGGCAACCAGCCCCGGGGCCGCTGGCCTGTCAGAAGCCATGATGCTGTTATGCTGGAACTTCCGGGGGATTGGCAACCCCGGACAGTTCAAGACCTGGTGCCCC includes:
- the LOC112271597 gene encoding uncharacterized protein LOC112271597 — its product is MAVVPFMMKFDEKLLVCEGLVHHTSAQLPDGLHAEEQGVGAEDAAGVEASDDDVVVAEFLLQLVEVGDEGGVVLLQVRVKAQGVQLSPSLALRQQLQGSAVGALHDMTLPLSPGNG